The nucleotide window TATTGCATGTCGACGATGCGGATCTCGCCGAGCATGCCCTTCCTGACCATCGCCGCCATCTGATGAACCAGCGGATGGCCGGTGAAGCCATAGGTGACGCCGACGATCAGGCCGTTCTCTGCGGCGAGCTTCGCGATTTCGTCGCATTCGGTGACGGTGAAGAACAGCGGCTTTTCGCAGATCACGTGCAGCCCGGCTTCCAGGCATGCTTTAGTGATCTCGTAATGGGTGAAGTTCGGCGTGGCGATCGAGACGACCTCGACGCCGTCCTCGCGCCCGGCCTCTACGGCGATCAACTCCTTGTAGTCGCCGTAGCAGCGGTCGGCGACGACGCCGATCTTCGTGCCGAAATCGCGCCCGCGCTCGGCGTCGAGGTCGAACGCCCCGCAAATGAGCCGGTAGGTGCCGTCCCGCTGGGCGCCGGTTCGATGCTTGTAGCCCACCTGCCCGGTGCGGCCGCCGCCGACCATGCCCCAGCGCAAGGGGCGCTCGATGGATCTTTCTCCGTTGATCATCTGATCATTGCTCCTGAAATGGCCTGCCGCGTCATTCCGCCGCCATGGCGGTCGGCGCGGCGTAAAGCTTGGGTTTGGGTATCATGTTGACGGGTTCGAGGCCGCCGCTGGCCACGGCCTTGAGAGCGGCATCGGCCACCAGCGTGGCTGCGTAGCCATCCCAGGTGGAGGGACCGCCGGCCGTGCCCTTGGAGGCGGCGACGATCCATTCACGAAATTCCTGGTCGTAAGCCTCGATGAAGCGCTCGCGCCAGTCTTCGGGGATCGCCTGGCGAATACCGCTCGAATCCGAGATCACGGTTGCCGGGCGGTTCGGAAGTGCTGCGACGCCCGCCTCGCAGCTGATCTCGCCGCGGATGTCGTAGCCATAGGCGACGTTCACCGAAATCTCGACATCGACAAGCGCGCCCGAGGCCATGTGCAGGAGCACGAACACCGGGTCGCGCAACGCGCCACTACGTGAGGACCGGCGCGGCACACGCACCTCCACCCCGGCGACTTCGTCGGACAGGAGCCAGCGGGAGATATCCGCATCATGCACCAGCGTGTCGTTCAGCGGCATCTCCGAGGTGTAGAGGCCCGCGGGAACGGAGGCGTTGCGATGCACGGAATGAAAGAGCAGCGGCGCGCCGAGTGTGCCGCCGTCGATGACGGCCTTCAGGCGGCGGTAATCGGCATCGAAACGGCGCATGAAGCCCACCTGCACCAGCCGCCGTCCGAAGGCGGCTTCCGCCTCCATGACGCGAAGTGCAGCTGCCTCGGAGGTTACCAGCGGCTTTTCGCAGAAGACCGGCTTGCCGGCGGCAATGGCAGCGAGCAGCTGCTCCTCATGGGCCGGCCCCCAGGAGCAGATGATCACGGCCTGCACTTTTCCCGAAGAGATCAGCGCCGACGGGGTAGCGAAGACCTCCGCCCCCGCGGGGGCGGCAGCGGCGGCGCGGGCCTGATCGATATCGGTGACACCGACGATTTCGACACCGGAAACGACATTCGTCAGGCGGCGGATATGATCCTGACCGATCATACCCGTACCGATCACACCAACCTGAAGGGTCATTTCGCCCTCCAATACTTATCGATGTAGCGCTGGATTTCGGCACGCATGAAAGTGCCGCTCTGATCCGCCTTGTCCTCCCAGGCGAAGACGCAGCTGGTCATGATGCCGTCGAAGCCGATCTCGGCGAGCGTGCCGAAGAAGTCGTCCCAGGGAACCTCGCCCTGACCGATATTGAGGTGCTGGTGCACCCGGGCGTTGGTGCCGGGCGGATTAAGGATATAACGAAGGCCCGACGAAGCCTTGTGATTGAACGTGTCGCCGACATGGACATGCGCCAGCACGTCCTTCGCCTCGCGCAGCATCGCCTTGGTATCGTCGCCGAAATAGAAGGTGTGCGGAGCGCAATAGAGGAACTTGACGCTCTTCGAATTGACGGTGCGGATGATGTCGAGCGCCGGCTGCAGCGTTTCGCACCAGTCTTCCGGATGCGGCTCGACATTGAGCTGAATGCCCTCGCGCTCAAGGATCGGCACCAGCTCCTCCATTGAGCGCCACCAGGCATCTTCGCAGGCCTCGATCATCGAGCCGGTGTGGCAGCAGTAGCAGGATCCCCTGTCCGGATGCGGGCCGCGGCCGAACTCGGAATTCATCACGCTGACTTCCAGCTCGACCGCGATCTCGATGGCGCGTTTCCAGTGCTTGACGGCGGCCTGGCGTTCGGTCTCGTCGTTGGAGGCCCAGCGGTACATCGGCAGCAGCGAGGCGATGCCGACATCCGCCTCCTTCAG belongs to Rhizobium acidisoli and includes:
- a CDS encoding Gfo/Idh/MocA family oxidoreductase; translated protein: MTLQVGVIGTGMIGQDHIRRLTNVVSGVEIVGVTDIDQARAAAAAPAGAEVFATPSALISSGKVQAVIICSWGPAHEEQLLAAIAAGKPVFCEKPLVTSEAAALRVMEAEAAFGRRLVQVGFMRRFDADYRRLKAVIDGGTLGAPLLFHSVHRNASVPAGLYTSEMPLNDTLVHDADISRWLLSDEVAGVEVRVPRRSSRSGALRDPVFVLLHMASGALVDVEISVNVAYGYDIRGEISCEAGVAALPNRPATVISDSSGIRQAIPEDWRERFIEAYDQEFREWIVAASKGTAGGPSTWDGYAATLVADAALKAVASGGLEPVNMIPKPKLYAAPTAMAAE
- a CDS encoding sugar phosphate isomerase/epimerase family protein, which encodes MKIAIDPFMHRHLSLEALPGKVKELGYDWIELSPRGDFLEWFKAPRVFPERIKLLKRALKEADVGIASLLPMYRWASNDETERQAAVKHWKRAIEIAVELEVSVMNSEFGRGPHPDRGSCYCCHTGSMIEACEDAWWRSMEELVPILEREGIQLNVEPHPEDWCETLQPALDIIRTVNSKSVKFLYCAPHTFYFGDDTKAMLREAKDVLAHVHVGDTFNHKASSGLRYILNPPGTNARVHQHLNIGQGEVPWDDFFGTLAEIGFDGIMTSCVFAWEDKADQSGTFMRAEIQRYIDKYWRAK